The region CGGCACCCGACGATTGTCAGGCGGAACCAGATGCGTAAAGTAGCGTACGTCAACACCACCGATGCGGCGAACCGTTCTCTTTCGTGAAGTAAATGGCTATGCTTAAACCCTCCCGTGTACCACAGACACCTGAGGTGAGCAAGCCGGGATGCGGCGGGAAGGCATACCGAACCGAGACAAGAAAGAGAAGATCCGGCGGGGCACCAGAGATACGAAGCACGCCGTCCATACATCCGAGCCTCACGCCGTCCGGCAATACGCAAACAGCATCATCTGCGGCGATGCGATAGCGGTGCTCCCGGAGATCCCGGACCGGAGCATCGATCTTGTCGTCACGTCCCCGCCCTACAACTTCGGTCACCACTATGCAAACGACAGTATGAGCGATACTCGCGAGTGGAACGACTATTTCCGGAGACTCGGAGCGATATGGAGGGAGTGCTACCGGGCCCTCAAACCGGGCGGGAGAATGGTCGTCAACATCCAGCCGCTCTTCTCAGACTACATCCCTACGCATCATATCGTCTCTTCTCAGCTCCTCGATCTCGGATTTCTCTGGAAAGCGGAGATCCTCTGGGAGAAGAACAACTACAACGCCAAATATACGGCATGGGGGAGCTGGAAGTCGCCGTCGATGCCGTATCTGAAGTATACTTGGGAGTTCATCGAGGTCTTCGATAAGGAGACGCACAAGAAGACGGGGCGGAAGGAGGATATCGACATCTCCGGCGACGAGTTCAAGGAGTGGGTCTTTGCGAAGTGGGCCTTCCCGCCGGAGGCCAAGATGCGGGATTACCGACACCCGGCGATGTTCCCTGAGGAACTCCCACGGCGGGTGATCAAACTCTTTTCCTACCGGGGGGATCTGGTCCTCGACCCCTTCAACGGCGCAGGGACGACGACGCTCGTCGCCTGCCGGTCCGGGCGGCGGTTCATCGGGATCGATATCTCCCCCGAATACTGTGAGACCGCCGTGGCCCGGCTTCGTGATGCTGGGGCCCCTACCCGCTACATCGTCTGGAAGTAGCCCCGGGTCACTCCGCCAGGTATGCTTGAGCGCGGAGGTACGACCCGGGCCGGTCGTGAGCATGCGTGACGAGGTAGTTGTGGAGATCCACGGCAGCCCTCGACTCCTCAAGCAGGGCGTTGTAGGATCGCACGGCGCCGTTGTAGTCGCGGGCTTTCCGGTTGTATTCCGGGACGAGGCGGTTGTACTCCCGGATCCCCCCGGACCGGGAGAGGTCTGTCATCCGTGCGCCGAGAGAGTCGAGGGACTCTCGCTCAGCCTCAAGTTCTTGTGCGCGCGCCGAGAGTTCCGGTGCAAGCGCCTCGACCCGGGCGAGGGACGAGTCGAGGGCGCGATCGATCGTCATGATCTGGTCGCATCCGGCGTAGAACCGCGGCCCGTCGCCGACCGGGATCACCAGAGGGTCTGAGGAGAGGACCGTCCCGTTCGAGAGTGTCCGGGGCGGGAGGCCTACGTAACTTGCGTTTGTGGTCTCGATGTAGGCGTAGGTGGTGTTCCGGTAGTGGCACCCGGTGTTCCTCACCCCGACGGCCATGTGCGCCTCGTCCCCGAAGTAGAGGAGTGCGACCCCGTAGCCCTCCCGGGCCAGGAGTCCGGCGAGGAGGAGGCTTTTGTCGTCGCAGTCGCCCTCTCCGTCTCCGTAGGTCTCGATGGGAAACTTCGGTTCGGCGATCGAGGTGTCGGTCTTGTAGGGGATGGACTGCACGAATACGGTGATCAGTTCGAGGTAGCGGTCGTCGTCGAGTCCCTCACGGTCTCGGATCTCGCGGAAGGCGGCGAGCAGGTCTGCGTAGAAGGGTTCCTGGCGGGATTCGTTTACGAACGCCCGGTAGTAGATAGGGATCCACTCCTCTTCGGAGAGGTCTTTGTAGAGGTGGAGCCTTCGATCAGCCTCTTTTGCGCCGGCGTAGACCGTCGGGTCGATATCGATTCCGATCGTCTCCTCGCCGTCCTCGAACGGGAAGGTGTAGACCGGGAGGTTTTCGAGGCTTGCCCCCTCGACCGGCACGATCGTCGGCGGGACGGCTTCCGGGGGAGAGAAACTGCCTAAGCACCCGGCCCCGAGAGCCGCGGCGACGAGGACGAGGACCAGAAGAAGTCTTTTCCACATGGTATCAGGGGCGGGCAGGGAGACCGGCGGGTTCTTCTCTGTTGTGCCGGCGGATGGCAGTCATGATGCTCTTCCTTCTCCTGGTATCTCGTAGGGATATTTATTGAGTGCCAGGTTGAGGCGGCACCCGGCCCGCAGCACCGGGACAATCTTCATGTAGGTTGCAAAGATATATCCGCACCGTGGCCCAGATGCCGTCACCAGGAGGGTATTGAGATATGGACGCATTCGAACGAATACCGGTGGACGTGAGATGGAAACTGGCTGCACGGGAACTCTCCGCGCTGCCGCTTGCCTACCGCCGGGCTATCAGGGACGGTGCCGACGACCAACTTTATAACGAGGTTGAGCGGGTGGTATGGCAGGAACTGGGCAAAGAGGTGGGTGTTATCGCCCGCGCTTTCGGGATGCCGGTCGGAAATGCACATGAGGTTGCGGAGGCGTTTGCGGCGGCGACGCGGGTGCTCTTCGGACCTGACTACCAGTATGAGATCCGTGACTCCGGCCCGGACGAGGTGGACCTGACGATCCGGAAGTGCGCGATGGTTGAGAGGGCAGAGGAGGCTGAGGAGAACCCGCTTGCCGCCTGCAATGTCTGCCACGCCTTCGCAAACGCCGCGATACCGGACCTGAACCGGAACTACGTCCTGAAGTACCGGAGCAGCATCTGCGCCGGCGAGAGCGCATGCTCGGTTACGGTAAGGCCCGCA is a window of Methanoculleus sp. 7T DNA encoding:
- a CDS encoding DNA-methyltransferase, with amino-acid sequence MRREGIPNRDKKEKIRRGTRDTKHAVHTSEPHAVRQYANSIICGDAIAVLPEIPDRSIDLVVTSPPYNFGHHYANDSMSDTREWNDYFRRLGAIWRECYRALKPGGRMVVNIQPLFSDYIPTHHIVSSQLLDLGFLWKAEILWEKNNYNAKYTAWGSWKSPSMPYLKYTWEFIEVFDKETHKKTGRKEDIDISGDEFKEWVFAKWAFPPEAKMRDYRHPAMFPEELPRRVIKLFSYRGDLVLDPFNGAGTTTLVACRSGRRFIGIDISPEYCETAVARLRDAGAPTRYIVWK